Proteins from a single region of Melanotaenia boesemani isolate fMelBoe1 chromosome 3, fMelBoe1.pri, whole genome shotgun sequence:
- the si:dkey-183j2.10 gene encoding glutamate receptor U1, with protein sequence MEINRNRMLFVFLLSSWIFLDIGVCTAASVQSELRITTIKQEPYTMSKGVHLEGFCMDLLSEVAKKVGFKYKVQLVKDGSYGRQDEIGNWNGMIGEVVRGEADLAIAPLTLTAAREKAVGMTKPFMQTGISILLRKDISEGAGFFDFLTPFTLETWIGILIAYMGTAACIFVVTRLSPCEWSQPQSEQSRFSFLQSLWYTVGALTLQGAGPHPKAVSGRVICCSWWIFSVVVLACYFSNLSSSKTQESSHLTVKGFEDLANQDMIEYGCLAGSSTLAFFKNSNNPVYRRIYEHMERTKSFVSSMDEGVQRAKEGNFAFIGESVSLDLAVARYCELVRAHEVVGMRGYSIAAALDSPIIKNLSVAILQLSEAGELAYLRSKWWASSCIADKAKSSAVQLHSLKGMFLVLSLGLGLGTLLAVLELTFKSRRNAAEQGKSCCNVLTEELSLRLRNTNSNKSQENADKEKA encoded by the exons ATGGAAATCAACAGAAACaggatgctgtttgttttccttttgtcttcTTGGATCTTCCTTGACATAGGAGTGTGTACTGCAG CATCCGTACAATCAGAGCTGAGAATAACAACAATAAAG caAGAGCCATATACGATGTCCAAAGGTGTCCACCTGGAGGGCTTTTGCATGGATCTGCTTTCTGAAGTGGCCAAGAAAGTGGGCTTCAAGTACAAAGTGCAGCTGGTGAAAGATGGTTCATATGGCAGACAAGATGAGATTGGGAACTGGAATGGGATGATTGGAGAGGTGGTGAGAGGG GAGGCAGACCTTGCGATTGCTCCTCTGACTCTTACTGCAGCCCGGGAGAAGGCTGTGGGCATGACCAAACCCTTTATGCAGACAGGCATCAGCATCCTGCTAAGAAAGGACATCTCAGAAGGCGCCGGCTTCTTTGATTTTCTGACTCCCTTCACACTGGAAACCTGGATTGGCATACTCATTGCCTACATGGGGACTGCTGCTTGCATCTTTGTAGTGACCCG ACTCAGCCCGTGTGAGTGGAGTCAGCCTCAGAGTGAGCAAAGCAGATTCAGTTTCCTCCAAAGTCTGTGGTACACAGTCGGAGCTCTGACACTACAAG GCGCTGGTCCTCATCCCAAAGCCGTTTCCGGACGTGTCATCTGCTGCAGCTGGTGGATATTTTCTGTTGTCGTCTTGGCTTGTTATTTCTCCAACCTCAGTTCATCTAAAACTCAGGAGTCGAGTCACCTGACGGTAAAAGGGTTTGAGGACTTGGCCAATCAGGACATGATTGAATATGGCTGCTTGGCTGGTTCCTCCACCCTTGCTTTCTTCAAG AATTCAAACAACCCAGTGTACCGTAGAATCTACGAACACATGGAAAGAACAAAGAGTTTTGTGTCATCTATGGATGAGGGTGTCCAACGTGCAAAAGAGGGGAACTTTGCCTTCATTGGCGAGTCTGTTTCTCTGGACTTGGCAGTAGCTCGTTACTGTGAGCTGGTCAGAGCACATGAAGTCGTTGGCATGAGGGGATACAGCATTGCTGCGGCCCTCG ATTCCCCAATCATAAAGAACCTCAGTGTGGCAATTCTTCAGCTGAGCGAAGCGGGTGAACTCGCTTACCTGAGAAGCAAATGGTGGGCAAGCAGCTGCATagcagacaaggccaagtcttCAGCTGTGCAGTTGCACAGTCTCAAGGGGATGTTCCTGGTCCTCTCTTTGGGCCTCGGTCTGGGGACACTTCTGGCTGTCCTGGAACTCACCTTCAAGAGTCGCagaaatgcagcagagcagGGG AAGTCATGCTGCAATGTGCTAACTGAGGAGCTGAGTCTACGCTTGAGGAACACCAACTCAAATAAATCCCAGGAAAATGCAGACAAAGAGAAAGCATAG